TGCGCGAGGCTCATCCGGTGCGTGCTCATGTACTCGGTGTAGCCCCCGATGTCAGCGATGAGCAGGAGCGCGCGACCAGACGTCATGCGCCACGGTCCCACCTGCACCCCCGCCCCTCAAGGTGCGTCGGATGCTGGTCCGTACGGGTCCCGGGGCGAGTAGCGGTCGAGCATCATGTCCACGACCACCCCGGCCTCGCGCGCACTCGGCGTGTAGCCGGTGACCACGGGGAGGAACCGTTCGGAGCGCAGGGACTGCAGCCGGAGGTCGGTGCGGGCCCGCACCGACGCGGTCCGTCGCGTACGCCGCAGCAGCGCGATCTCGCCGAAACCCTCTCCCGGGCCGAGCGTCGCCACCACGACGCCGTCGCCGACGACGTCGGCCCCACCCGCCTCGACCACGTAGTAGCGGTCGCCCACGTCGCCCTGGCTGAAGACCAGCTCCCCAGCCGGCACCGCGAGGGGCTCGAGGCCACGGGCGAGCTGCTCGACCGCAGGCAGCGGCAGGGTCCGCAGCATCGGCACCCGTTGCAGCAGCCCCACCTCGAGGTCCTGGACGCCCAGCGACCGGTCGAGCTGCCGCAGCCTCCCCCAGGAGGCCACGGCGAGGACCGGGCACACCAGGCCGAGGGCGACCAGGGCCGTCCGGGTGCCGTACAGCTCGACCAGCAGCGACGCGGCCACGGCACCGAGGCCGATGAACACGGCGACCAGGCTCTCCAGGAGTCCGAAGACCCGGGCCAGCACCTCGTCGGGCGCCATCCGGCCGAGCAGGGTGAAGCCGCTGACGTCGATGAGCGCGTTGCCGACACCCACGAAGGCCAGCAGGGCCAGCGCGGCAGCCGGGTACGGGAAGACCCCGATCATCGCGACCGGCAGGCCCCAGAGGGCGACTCCGGCGGCGAACCAGGCGCCCAACCGTCGGGTGCCCACGAGCAGCGAGGCCCCGAGCGACCCCAGCACGGCCCCCACCCCGACCGCGGTCATCAGGGTGCCGACCCCGGACTCGCCGGTCCCGAGCAGCTCGATGGCGACCACGACGGAGAGCACGGTCAGCGCACCCCGGGTCAGCGACTGGGCGGCGGCGAGGCCGAGGATCAGGGCGACGCCGCGGTGCCGGGCGACCGCACGCAGCCCCTCGACCGCCTCGCGGCCCAGGTGCGGCTTCGGGGCTGCGGGGCGCGGCGGGGCGTCGTACCTCAACCGCAGCAGCAGCGCGGCAGCCCACAGCGACGCGGCCGCGGCGACCGCGAACACCACGGCCACGTTGGTGAACCGGAGCAGCACCGCCGCCAGCAGCGGTCCCACCAGGGTGGCGGCGGAGTCCAGCAGCCCGCGGACCACGTTGGCGCTGGCCAGCTCGTGACCGGTGCGGCACAGCGACGGGAGCAGCGCGGAGTGCGCCGGGCGGAAG
This genomic interval from Nocardioides euryhalodurans contains the following:
- a CDS encoding MFS transporter, yielding MGVGTGARGRLGDAAAAFTSNARNPNLRRAQLAFLGAWTAEWAFTVALGIVAYRDGGATAVGLVGLLRMVPSAICAPLLSPIADRGRRERVLVLVSTLRGVATAAAAVVAAVAGPAAIVYALAVLSTIAATLFRPAHSALLPSLCRTGHELASANVVRGLLDSAATLVGPLLAAVLLRFTNVAVVFAVAAAASLWAAALLLRLRYDAPPRPAAPKPHLGREAVEGLRAVARHRGVALILGLAAAQSLTRGALTVLSVVVAIELLGTGESGVGTLMTAVGVGAVLGSLGASLLVGTRRLGAWFAAGVALWGLPVAMIGVFPYPAAALALLAFVGVGNALIDVSGFTLLGRMAPDEVLARVFGLLESLVAVFIGLGAVAASLLVELYGTRTALVALGLVCPVLAVASWGRLRQLDRSLGVQDLEVGLLQRVPMLRTLPLPAVEQLARGLEPLAVPAGELVFSQGDVGDRYYVVEAGGADVVGDGVVVATLGPGEGFGEIALLRRTRRTASVRARTDLRLQSLRSERFLPVVTGYTPSAREAGVVVDMMLDRYSPRDPYGPASDAP